The Desulfovulcanus ferrireducens DNA segment CCTTACTGGCCAAGGTCTTGGCCTTGGGAGAAAAAAAGCTCATGACCAAGGATGTGAGAAAAGTCCTTGGGTTGGCAGGTCAAGAGACTTTTTTTCAGGTCATTGAAGCCATTTATAATCAGGATTTGATACACCTGCACCAGATTGTTGAAGAACTGCAAAATCAGGGTTTGGACATAGGCTTTTTTTTGCGAGAGCTTGCTTTATGTTGGCGAAATCTGTTTTTATTGGCTAAAGGTGGACAGCAGGCCAAAAATATTATTGATCTTCCAGAAGAAGAGTTGGATGCCTGGATTGAGTGGGCGCAAAAGTTTCCTTTGTCCAGAATCCATGCCAGTTGGCAGATGGTTTTGGAAGGACAAAAGAATGTGCTTAAAAGTATGGAGCCAGGGCTTGCTCTTGAGCTTTTACTTTTAAACTTGGCTTACTTGCCGGATCTCTTGCCGATTGCCAAGGTACAGGGAGATTCCTGGAAATCGGATTCAAAATCCAATACTTCAGTCCGGCCAGGGCCTATTCAGGCCCCGGCTGCCTTGGGTAAAAAAGTGCAGGAGGATCCTGCATCATCAGTAGGGACAGAAAAAAAAACTCCAAAGTTTAAAAGCGAGAAAAAAGGCTACGTAAGTTCTAAAATTTCTGGCAAGTTAACTTCTTTCCCTGAAAATAATAGGCCTAAGGTTTCTGAATTAAAAGAGAGAGTGAGACAACATCCTGTGGTGCAGAAAGTTTTGGATGAGTTTAATGCTCGTATTGTTGATATAAGGTTTCGTGAACGCTAGGTTAATTGGTTGAATAGTTGAATGGGGAAAAAGGTAAAAAGAATAGGGTTAACTTTTTTATATCTTTAAGCCTTACACTTTTAAACCCCATACTGAGGAGGAAAATAATGAATGATTTAATCCGACAGGCTCAGATGATGCAGAAAAAGATGATGAAGATGCAGGAAGAGCTATCCAAAAAAGTTGTTGAAGCTTCTGCCGGAGGAGGCATGGTCACAGTCAAGGCGACTGGCGGTCAGGAAATCGTAGAAATCAAGATTGATCCCAGTGTAGTCGATCCGGATGATGTGGAGATGCTCCAGGATCTGGTGTTGGCTGCTACCAATGAGGCCTTGAAAACAGCCCGGGACATGGTTCAGTCAGAGATGTCTCAGCTTACCGGGGGGTTAAAGATTCCAGGATTATTTTAGGGGGAAAAGGTGACTAGCCTGCCTAAGCCACTGCAACTTGTTGTGGAACAACTATCTGCCTTGCCCGGGGTGGGCCCCAAAAGCGCCTTACGTATGGCCATGACAATATTGGCCTGGCCCAAAGACAAGGCCCAAAATTTGGGGCAATCTATTTATAATTTAAGGGATGCCCTGTGTATCTGCTCTAAGTGCGCAAGTCTTTCGGATTCAGATCCGTGTAAGATTTGTGCCGATCCTTTGCGCGAGGATGAAAGATTATGCCTTGTGGCTGAGTGGGATTCGGTTCTGGTCCTGGAAGAAGCCGGTTTTTTTAAAGGCAAGTACTTGGTTTTGGGAGGCCTTTTATCCCCCTTGGATGGAGTAGATGCACATAATCTTGAGTTAGAAAAGTTGAGAGCAAGACTTGCCGAGGGGGTGGTTGAGGAAGTTATTCTGGCCTTGGGAACAACTATGGAGGCAGAAGCAACCGCATCGTATGTCAAGAATATGGTCCAGAAAGAGTTTCCCAAGGTGGAGGTTACCAGGTTGGCCCAGGGAATTCCTCTGGGAGCTGAATTAAAATACATTGACAAAGAAACCTTGCGTCAATCTCTGCATTGGCGCCAGAGTTTTTGATACGTAAATGAGTTGGCATTCATCCAATACTCTATCCATTCACTCACCACAGATATACTTATAAATTAACCTTTGACACCAATAACACTAAACTCAACAAACGCATATGCAGGAGGAGGTTATGATTGAGACAAGAATCCATGGACGCGGCGGACAGGGAGGAGTGACCTCGGCTGAACTTTTGGCGAAAGGAGCCATTGATAAGGGTAAATTTGCCCAGGCTTTTCCCAGTTTTGGCCCTGAACGGAGGGGAGCTCCTGTACAGGCCTTTGTCCGTGTTTCTGATGAGAGAATAAAGCTCAGGGAAAAGATTTACGAGCCTAATATTGTCCTGGTTTTGGACCCGAGCTTACTAGATATAGGTAATGTCGCCGAGGGCCTAAAGAGTGACGGCTTGGTTGTGGTTAATTCATCAGAATCAGCCCAGGCAATTAAAGATAAATATGGATTTCC contains these protein-coding regions:
- the dnaX gene encoding DNA polymerase III subunit gamma/tau gives rise to the protein MSKVSLTAKYRPQTFAQVVGQDYIKSILSRASAESKVAPAYLFSGTRGVGKTTVARIFAKAINCEEGPGPEPCNKCSHCVQITKGVATDVLEIDGASYNRVDDVRKLREEVPFPPLSCRYKVVIIDEAHMLSKSAFNALLKTLEEPPKHCVFIMATTEPEKFPITIISRCQHYVFKRIPQNELTSHLQSVLEAEGVEYESYAISLIARRGGGSVRDSMSLLAKVLALGEKKLMTKDVRKVLGLAGQETFFQVIEAIYNQDLIHLHQIVEELQNQGLDIGFFLRELALCWRNLFLLAKGGQQAKNIIDLPEEELDAWIEWAQKFPLSRIHASWQMVLEGQKNVLKSMEPGLALELLLLNLAYLPDLLPIAKVQGDSWKSDSKSNTSVRPGPIQAPAALGKKVQEDPASSVGTEKKTPKFKSEKKGYVSSKISGKLTSFPENNRPKVSELKERVRQHPVVQKVLDEFNARIVDIRFRER
- a CDS encoding YbaB/EbfC family nucleoid-associated protein, producing the protein MNDLIRQAQMMQKKMMKMQEELSKKVVEASAGGGMVTVKATGGQEIVEIKIDPSVVDPDDVEMLQDLVLAATNEALKTARDMVQSEMSQLTGGLKIPGLF
- the recR gene encoding recombination mediator RecR, which codes for MTSLPKPLQLVVEQLSALPGVGPKSALRMAMTILAWPKDKAQNLGQSIYNLRDALCICSKCASLSDSDPCKICADPLREDERLCLVAEWDSVLVLEEAGFFKGKYLVLGGLLSPLDGVDAHNLELEKLRARLAEGVVEEVILALGTTMEAEATASYVKNMVQKEFPKVEVTRLAQGIPLGAELKYIDKETLRQSLHWRQSF
- a CDS encoding pyruvate ferredoxin oxidoreductase subunit gamma gives rise to the protein MIETRIHGRGGQGGVTSAELLAKGAIDKGKFAQAFPSFGPERRGAPVQAFVRVSDERIKLREKIYEPNIVLVLDPSLLDIGNVAEGLKSDGLVVVNSSESAQAIKDKYGFPKVAQVDATKIALEELGVPITNTTMLGALLKAAGILDVKDLQGVIEERFGPKLGPKNFAALERAYEETAIV